atctactctagctccaaccactacaaataaagactcaacaactacagtagagacaaccacagctacaactgtaccaccaactacaagacaaacacctgaattgataactactaccgtacacacaacatatccaacaacaacatcaggaccaacaaccacagaaacacctgaatctacatctactctagctcgaACCACAACAAATGGAGaattaacaactacaatagagtcaaccacagctacgactgcaccatcaactacatcaccaaaaccagaattgagtactagcattgcacccacaacacagccaacaacaacctcaggaccaacaccaacagaaacacctgaatttacatctactctagctccaaccactacaaataaagactcaacaagtacagtagagacaaccacagctacaactgtactgTCAACTACATCACCAAAGTCAGAATTCAGTTCTAGCACTGTACCCACgacacctgaatctacatctactctagctccaaccactacaaataaagactcaacaactacagtagagacaacgacagctacaactgtaccaccaactacaacacaaacacctgaattgataactagtaccgtacacataacatatccaacaacaacctcaggaccaacaacaacagaaacacctgaatctacatctactctagctccaaccactacaaatggaaaatcaacaactacaatagagtcaaccacagctacgactgcaccatcaactacatcaccaagaccagaattgagtactagcattgcatccacaacacagccttcaacaacctcaggaccaacaaccacaaaaacacctgaatttacatctactctagctccaaccactacaaatggagaatcaacaactacaataaagtcaaccacagctacgactgcaccatcaactacattacaaaaaccagaaatgagtactagcattgcatccacaacacagccaacaacaacctcaggaccaacaatcacagaaacacctgaatttacatctactctagctcaaaccactaaaaataaagactcaacaactacagtagagacaaccacagctacaactgtaccaccaactacatCACCAAAGTCAGAATTGAGTTCTAGCACTGTACCCACgacacctgaatctacatctactctagctccaaccactacaaatggaaaatcaacaactacagtagagtcaaccacagctacgactgcaccatcaactacatcaccaaaaccagaaatgagtactagcattgcatccacaacacagccaacaacaacctcaggaccaacaatcacagaaacacctgaatttacatctactctagctccaaccactacaaataaagactcaacaactacagtagagacaaccacagctacaactgtactgTCAACTACATCAAAAAAGGCAGAATTCAGTTCTAGCACTGTACCCACGAcccctgaatctacatctactctagctcaaaccactacaaataaagactcaacaactacagtagagacaaccacagctacaactgtaccaccaactacaacacaaacacctgaattgataactagtTCCGTACACAtaacatatccaacaacaacatcaggaccaacaacaacagaaacacctgaatttacatctactctagctccaaccactacaaatggaaaatcaacaactacaatagagtcaaccacagctacgactgcaccatcaactacatcaccaaaaTCAGAAATTAttactagcattgcatccacaacacagccaacaacaacctcaggaccaacaatcacagaaacacctgaattgataactagtaccgtacacataacatatccaacaacaacatcaggaccaacaaccacagaaacacctcaatctacatctactctagctccaaccactacaaatggagaatcaacaactacaatagagtcaaccacagctacgactgcaccatcaactacatcaccaaaaccagaaattagtactagcattgcatcgacaacacagccaacaacaacctcaggaccaacaatcacagaaacacctgaatttacatctactctagctccaaccactacaaatggaaaatcaacaactacaatagagtcaaccacagctacgactgcaccatcaactacatcaccaaaaTCAGAAATTAttactagcattgcatccacaacacagccaacaacaacctcaggaccaacaatcacagaaacacctgaattgataactagtaccgtacacataacatatccaacaacaacatcaggaccaacaaccacagaaacacctcaatctacatctactctagctacaaccactacaaataaagactcaacaactagagtagagacaaccacagttacaactgtaccaccaactacatCACCAAAGTCAGAATTCAGTTCTAGCGCTGTACCCAcaacacctgaatctacatctactctagctccaaccactacaaataaagactcaacaactacaatagagtcaaccacagctacgactgcaccatcaactacatcaccaaaaccagaaatgAGTACTAGCACTGCATCCACAATacagccaacaacaacctcaggaccaacaatCACAGAAACCcctgaatttacatctactctagctccaaccactacaaataaagactcaacaactacagtagagacaaccacagctacaactgtactatcaactacatcaccaaaaccagaattgagtactagcattgcatccacaacacagccttcaacaacctcaggaccaacaacctcaaaaacacctgaatctacatctactctagctccaaccactacaaatggagaatcaacaactacaatagagtcaaccacagctacgactgcaccatcaactacatcaccaaaGGCAGAATTGAGTTCTAGCACTGTACCCActacacctgaatctacatctactctagctccaaccactacaaataaagactcaacaactacagtagagacaaccacagctacaactgtaccaccaactacaacacaaacacctgaattgagTAGTggcattgcatccacaacacagccaacaacaacctcaggaccaacaaccacagaaacacctgaatctacatctactctagctccaaccactacaaataaagacgcaacaactacagtagagacaaccacagctacaactgtaccaccaactacatCACCAAAGTCAGAATTGAGTTCTAGCACTGTACCCACgacacctgaatctacatctactctagctccaaccactacaaataaagactcaacaactacaatagagtcaaccacagctacgactgcaccatcaactacatcaccaaaaccagaaatgagtactagcattgcatccacaatacagccaacaacaacctcaggaccaacaaccacaaaaacacctgaatttacatctactctagctccaaccactacaaataaagacgcaacaactacagtagagacaaccacagctacaactgtaccaccaactacaacacaaacacctgaattgataactagtaccgtacacataacatatccaacaacaacatcaggaccaacaacaacagaaacacctgaatttacatctactctagctccaaccactacaaatggaaaatcaacaactacaatagagtcaaccacagctacgactgcaccatcaactacatcaccaaaaccagaattgagtactagcattgcatccacaacacagccttcaacaacctcaggaccaacaaccacaaaaacacctgaatctacatctaccctagctccaaccactacaaatggagaatcaacaactacaatagagtcaaccacagctacgactgcaccatcaactacatcaccaaaaccagaaatgagtactagcattgcatccacaacacagccaacaacaacctcaggaccaacaatcacagaaacacctgaatttacatctactctagctccaaccactacaaataaagactcaacaactacagtagagacaaccacagctacaactgtaccaccaactacatCACCAAAGTCAGAATTGAGTTCTAGCACTGTACCCACgacacctgaatctacatctactctagctccaaccactacaaataaagactcaacaactacaatagagtcaaccacagctacaactgtactaTCAACTACTTCACCAAAACCAGaattgagtactagcattgcatccacaacacagccttcaacaacctcaggaccaacaaccacaaaaacacctgaatctacatctactctagctccaaccactacaaatggagaatcaacaactacaatagattcaaccacagctacgactgcaccatcaactacatcaccaaaGTCAGAATTGAGTTCTAACACTGTACCCACgacacctgaatctacatctactctagctccaaccactacaaataaagactcaacaactacagtagagacaaccacagctacaactgtactgTCAACTACATCACTAAAGTCAGAATTGAGTTCTAGCACTGTACCCACgacacctgaatctacatctactctagctccaaccactacaaataaagactcaacaactacagtagagacaaccacagctacaactgtaccaccaactacaacacaaacacctcaattgataactagtaccgtacacataacatatccaacaacaacctcaggaccaacaatcacagaaacacctgaatttacatctactctagctccaaccactacaaatggaaaatcaacaactacaatagagtcaaccacagctacgactgcaccatcaactacatcaccaaaaccagaattgagtactagcattgcatccacaacacagccttcaacaacctcaggaccaacaaccacaaaaacacctgaatctacatctactctagctccaaccactacaaatggagaatcaacaactacaatagagtcaaccacagctacgactgcaccatTAACATCATCACTAAAACCAGAActgagtactagcattgcatccacaacacagccaacaacaacctcaggaccaacaatcacagaaacacctgaattgataactagtaccgtacacacaacatatccaacaacaacatcaggaccaacaaccacagaaacacctgaatctacatctactctagctccaaccactacaaatggagaatcaacaactacaatagagtcaaccacagctacgactgcaccatcaactacatcaccaaaaccagaaatgagtactagcattgcatccacaacacagccaacaacaacctcaggaccaacaatcacagaaacacctgaatttacatctactctagctccaaccactacaaataaagactcaacaactacagtagagacaaccacagctacaactgtactgTCAACTACATCACCAAAGTCAGAATTCAGTTCTAGCACTGTACCTACgacacctgaatctacatctactctagctccaaccactacaaataaagactcaacaactacagtagagacaaccacagctacaactgtaccaccaactacaacacaaacacctgaattgataactagtaccgtacacataacatatccaacaacaacatcaggaccaacaacaacagaaacacctgaatctacatctactctagctccaaccactacaaatggaaaatcaacaactacaatagagtcaaccacagctacgactgcaccatcaactacatcaccaaaaccagaattgagtactagcattgcatccacaacacagccttCAACAaactcaggaccaacaaccacagaaacacctgaatttacatctactctagctccaaccactacaaataaagacacaACAtctacagtagagacaaccacagctacaactgtaccatcaactaCAACACAACCTGAATTAACCTCTAACACTGTATACATAACAAACGGTAAAACAATCACAACAcaagcaacaacaataacaaatgaATCTACATATAGTCTAGGTCCAACCACCTCAAGCGAGGAATTAACAACTCCAGAAAAAACAATGACAGATATAACTGCACTAACAACTATTGCACAACCAACAGAACTAACCACCACTGCTGTGACCAGAATACAGGCTACAacaactgcaacaccaagaacagaacaaaaaatcTCATCACCAACTACAAGTGAGGAACCATCTTCAACTCTAACCACTAGAAATGCAGCTCTAACCGCAGCTTCATCCCCACCTGCAACTCAATATATCAAAGAAATAAGCACTACAAACCCAGCAGTATCAAATGCAAAATCTACCATAAAAGCGGCGATAATGTATGTTGCATTCGTAtatgacaaaattattaaataattcatgGGGGATTCTGATTGGGGATAAttcataattcttttttttcccttcagaaGTGGATCAGCTATGGTTCAGACCAGGATGGTCTTcagttcctcctctcctgttcccactgagagtttggtcctcagtgcaaTTCGGTCTCTTCTGAGTGCtcgactcacaaacctcactgactctgtaaaagtgctgaacttcacctatgagagtatgttttctttactaataacaCAATTACATACTTTACAAATTATGGTCTCATCAATGTGAATTATTTATCAGCCgttctaaagcacaatttatttgttccacagaaatttcagacacctcctatgcagtcaacttcacattcaacatcagtaacatcagcatgccagagaaccctgagctcaggaatgacacctacaagcaagtgaagagcatcatcaacaacgctgtgagtgtacaagGCCATGTGCATAACACCGCTCTAACTTATTCAGAGATGGGCTCATTACATttgcagtgttgaataaaaaacacttgcaaaaatcaaaaatattccaaaagtcATCACAGTAAATACAGGACTATCTGAGGCGGCGCAGACTCACAGTGCAGTAATcaggcaaaggtcaaaacacTAGAAAGCAGATGCAGACAAAACAGCAgagcagaataaaaaacagtaattaaatatgGGACTGCAATGGGCCGACTGAAAAGGGTCAA
This sequence is a window from Pangasianodon hypophthalmus isolate fPanHyp1 chromosome 3, fPanHyp1.pri, whole genome shotgun sequence. Protein-coding genes within it:
- the LOC128318000 gene encoding mucin-5AC-like encodes the protein MSTSIASTTQPTTTSGPTITETPEFTSTLAQTTKNKDSTTTVETTTATTVPPTTSPKSELSSSTVPTTPESTSTLAPTTTNGKSTTTVESTTATTAPSTTSPKPEMSTSIASTTQPTTTSGPTITETPEFTSTLAPTTTNKDSTTTVETTTATTVLSTTSKKAEFSSSTVPTTPESTSTLAQTTTNKDSTTTVETTTATTVPPTTTQTPELITSSVHITYPTTTSGPTTTETPEFTSTLAPTTTNGKSTTTIESTTATTAPSTTSPKSEIITSIASTTQPTTTSGPTITETPELITSTVHITYPTTTSGPTTTETPQSTSTLAPTTTNGESTTTIESTTATTAPSTTSPKPEISTSIASTTQPTTTSGPTITETPEFTSTLAPTTTNGKSTTTIESTTATTAPSTTSPKSEIITSIASTTQPTTTSGPTITETPELITSTVHITYPTTTSGPTTTETPQSTSTLATTTTNKDSTTRVETTTVTTVPPTTSPKSEFSSSAVPTTPESTSTLAPTTTNKDSTTTIESTTATTAPSTTSPKPEMSTSTASTIQPTTTSGPTITETPEFTSTLAPTTTNKDSTTTVETTTATTVLSTTSPKPELSTSIASTTQPSTTSGPTTSKTPESTSTLAPTTTNGESTTTIESTTATTAPSTTSPKAELSSSTVPTTPESTSTLAPTTTNKDSTTTVETTTATTVPPTTTQTPELSSGIASTTQPTTTSGPTTTETPESTSTLAPTTTNKDATTTVETTTATTVPPTTSPKSELSSSTVPTTPESTSTLAPTTTNKDSTTTIESTTATTAPSTTSPKPEMSTSIASTIQPTTTSGPTTTKTPIEY